In the Topomyia yanbarensis strain Yona2022 chromosome 3, ASM3024719v1, whole genome shotgun sequence genome, one interval contains:
- the LOC131687445 gene encoding uncharacterized protein LOC131687445, with product MANDGKYVRAPIEHDSENDEDLVPARMHDTLSEENLSAQSTNSDVSFSEPSADSESSCGMEQTTPLLDDDENKNANSMEPTSLTTPSTEPSTSERLQRVENVLADLSKAINFLQTTTTKDTENVWSTPVAPSTTSDTVSSSIRWDNIKPFPNGVVANKMWEEWNRYIENFDIAATLNNANDPVRRCQLLFLSVGEELQGIIRAAKLRPSLTESMTDSAAEHEAFSNMKQEKAESAIAFHARLMGKVRLCEYSPSDRDRFVRSQLLKGLRNKDLVKATRTCGHDTKYIVQAATRDEAFEAERAAPEQPDVYAVYRGNLTVAGERFNRKRTGQEEGRRNLASSQRQSYQQSNRRRDIQNRERRNRCSRCNRFPHKNFPCPALQKRCNSCGVRGHYAAACRKQHVNQLRTKREDALIDNDRKNSEQHVDALSLEDVLITCCLGTSKNMQFLIDSGADVNVIGGEDWVRLEKDTKAGLIKLRFVENTSTRGLHAYGSKSAMTVERMFEAEISVPGSCRSRNATFYVVPKGRRSLLGRSTASDLGLLKVGVAISSLETTSSATEFPKMPGVKVIFSVDESVPPVKNAYYNVPAAFREAARCTLEEMESRGIIEKVTSAPNWISRMSAVAKGEDDFRLVVNMRTPNRAINREYFRLPLLDKMKVKLQSSKYFTKLDLTNAYYHLELSNESRELTTFLTENEMYRCTRLMFGVNCAPEIFQREMSRILAYEKNIIVYIDDVLIFAESLEELHETVDRVLEIFRANNLTLNSSKCEFDKCRIKFLGHELDEAGFHVDEEKIRSIQNFREPATVSEFRSF from the exons atggcaAACGACGGGAAGTATGTACGCGCCCCCATAGAGCACGATTCTGAAAACGACGAAGATTTGGTTCCAGCTCGTATGCATGACACACTCAGTGAGGAAAACCTATCGGCACAGAGCACTAACAGCGATGTAAGTTTCAGTGAACCGAGCGCAGATTCTGAGTCTTCTTGTGGCATGGAACAGACCACTCCGCTGCTAGATGACGACGAGAATAAGAACGCCAATTCCATGGAACCCACCAGCTTGACAACACCAAGCACAGAGCCCAGTACGAGCGAGCGTCTACAAAGAGTCGAAAACGTGTTGGCCGATCTTTCGAAAGCTATAAATTTCTTGCAAACAACGACCACTAAAGACACTGAGAACGTCTGGAGTACACCAGTTGCCCCCTCCACAACTAGCGACACGGTCTCATCTAGCATCCGCTGGGACAATATAAAACCATTTCCTAATGGAGTTGTCGCAAATAAAATGTGGGAGGAGTGGAACCGTTATATCGAAAATTTCGACATCGCAGCCACCCTCAACAACGCGAATGACCCAGTACGCAGATGTCAACTGCTCTTTCTATCGGTGGGCGAAGAGCTACAGGGGATCATTAGAGCGGCAAAACTCAGACCCAGCCTGACGGAA TCAATGACCGATTCGGCGGCCGAGCACGAGGCATTTTCAAATATGAAACAAGAGAAGGCCGAATCCGCGATTGCTTTTCACGCGCGCTTAATGGGAAAGGTAAGGTTGTGTGAGTACAGCCCATCCGATCGAGATCGGTTTGTACGATCCCAACTCCTCAAAGGTCTTCGGAACAAAGACTTGGTGAAGGCCACAAGAACGTGCGGGCATGATACCAAATACATAGTCCAAGCAGCGACTCGTGATGAAGCATTCGAAGCTGAGAGAGCAGCACCGGAGCAGCCGGATGTGTATGCAGTCTACCGCGGGAACTTAACTGTTGCCGGTGAACGATTTAACAGAAAACGCACAGGTCAAGAGGAAGGAAGGAGGAACcttgcatcaagtcaaagacAGTCATATCAGCAATCAAACCGTCGACGCGATATACAGAACCGTGAACGCCGCAATCGATGCTCAAGATGCAATCGTTTTCCTCATAAAAATTTCCCGTGTCCAGCGCTACAAAAGCGATGCAACTCCTGCGGGGTTCGCGGACACTATGCAGCTGCATGTCGCAAACAACACGTAAATCAGCTTCGTACAAAGCGTGAGGATGCACTAATCGACAACGATAGGAAGAATAGCGAACAG CATGTAGACGCTTTGTCCCTTGAAGACGTGTTGATTACTTGCTGTCTGGGAACATCAAAGAATATGCAATTTCTAATCGATTCTGGAGCGGACGTAAACGTCATAGGTGGAGAAGATTGGGTTCGACTAGAAAAGGATACCAAGGCAGGCTTGATAAAGCTCAGATTTGTAGAAAATACAAGCACAAGAGGTTTACATGCATACGGTTCAAAATCAGCTATGACGGTCGAACGCATGTTCGAAGCAGAAATCAGTGTTCCAGGATCATGCAGGTCCAGAAATGCAACATTCTATGTCGTCCCAAAAGGTCGCAGATCGCTCCTCGGGCGGTCTACTGCTAGTGACTTGGGTCTGCTGAAAGTAGGTGTAGCTATCAGCAGTCTAGAAACTACGTCGAGCGCAACGGAATTTCCTAAGATGCCCGGCGTAAAAGTAATATTTAGCGTTGATGAGTCGGTACCACCTGTTAAAAACGCCTACTACAATGTTCCTGCTGCTTTTAGAGAGGCTGCTAGATGCACACTGGAAGAAATGGAGTCTCGCGGTATAATCGAAAAGGTAACATCGGCCCCGAACTGGATAAGTAGAATGTCGGCCGTCGCGAAAGGGGAGGACGACTTTCGTTTAGTAGTCAATATGAGGACCCCTAATAGAGCGATCAATCGTGAGTACTTCCGCCTTCCACTTTTAGACAAAATGAAGGTGAAGCTCCaaagttcaaaatattttactaaacttgatTTGACCAATGCCTATTACCACCTGGAGCTGAGCAACGAATCTCGGGAGCTGACCACATTCCTTAccgaaaatgaaatgtaccgaTGCACCAGGTTGATGTTCGGGGTGAATTGCGCTCCTGAAATTTTTCAGCGAGAAATGTCGCGTATATTGGCATACGAGAAGAACATCATAGTATATATTGACGATGTTCTAATTTTTGCGGAAAGTCTTGAAGAACTGCATGAAACAGTTGATCGAGTCTTAGAAATATTTAGGGCTAACAACCTAACTCTCAATTCAAGCAAATGCGAATTCGACAAATGTCGGATTAAGTTCTTGGGCCATGAACTTGACGAAGCTGGCTTTCACGTCGATGAGGAAAAGATTAGAAGCATTCAGAACTTCAGAGAGCCCGCAACCGTTTCAGAATTTCGgagtttttaa